The following coding sequences lie in one Brachionichthys hirsutus isolate HB-005 chromosome 15, CSIRO-AGI_Bhir_v1, whole genome shotgun sequence genomic window:
- the LOC137904988 gene encoding kinesin-1 heavy chain, with product MADPAECTIKVMCRFRPLNNSEVVRGDRFIPKFQGDETVIIGGKPYMYDKVFPTSTTQEQVYNACAQRIVKDVLEGYNGTIFAYGQTSSGKTHTMEGNLHDTDAMGIIPRIVQDIFNYIYSMDENLEFHIKVSYFEIYLDKIRDLLDVSKTNLSVHEDKNRVPYVKGCTERFVCSPDEVMDTIDEGKSNRHVAVTNMNEHSSRSHSIFLINVKQENTQTEQKLSGKLYLVDLAGSEKVSKTGAEGAVLDEAKNINKSLSSLGNVISALAEGTAYIPYRDSKMTRILQDSLGGNCRTTIVICCSPSSYNETETKTTLLFGQRAKTIKNTVCVNIELTAEQWKQKYEREKEKNKTLRNTVTWLENELNRWRNGESVPVEEQFDKEKAKAEVLALDNILNDKPASTPNVPGVRLTDVEKDKCEAELAKLYKQLDDKDEEINQQSQLAEKLKQQMLDQDELLASSRRDHDNLQAELNRLQAENEASKDEVKEVLQALEELAVNYDQKSQEVEDKTKEFEAISDELNQKSSVLSSLDSELQKLKEMSNHQKKRVTEMMSSLLKDLAEIGIAVGSNDIKQHEGGSGMIDEEFTVARLYISKMKSEVKTMAKRCKQLESSQSESNKKMDENEKELAACQLRISQHEAKIKSLTEYLQNIEHKKRQLEENVDALNEELVKLSAQEKVHAMEKESEIQTANEVKEAVEKQIHSHRDAHQKQISSLRDELDSKEKLITELQDLNQKIMLEQERLRAEHEKLKSTDQDKSRKLHELTVMQDRREQARQDLKGLEETVAKELQTLHNLRKLFVQDLATRVKKSAEMDSDDTGGSAAQKQKISFLENNLEQLTKVHKQLVRDNADLRCELPKLEKRLRATAERVKALESALKEAKENAARDRKRYQQEVDRIKEAVRAKNMARRGHSAQIAKPIRPGQQPVASPTHPNINRSGGGFYQNSQTVSIRGGGSSSKTEKN from the exons ATGGCCGACCCGGCGGAGTGCACCATCAAAGTGATGTGTCGTTTTAGGCCACTGAACAACTCCGAGGTTGTCAGAGGAGACAGATTCATTCCCAAATTCCAAGGGGACGAGACTGTTATTATCGGG GGCAAACCGTACATGTACGACAAAGTGTTTCCGACAAGCACAACACAGGAGCAGGTGTACAACGCCTGCGCCCAGAGGATTGTCAAAG ATGTTCTGGAGGGATACAATGGAACGATCTTTGCCTATGGGCAGACGTCGTCTGGGAAAACCCACACCATGGAG GGGAATCTTCATGACACGGACGCGATGGGCATCATCCCCAGGATAGTGCAAGACATCTTCAACTACATCTACTCCATGGATGAGAACCTGGAGTTCCACATCAAA GTTTCCTATTTTGAAATTTACTTGGACAAGATCCGGGACCTTCTGGATG TGTCAAAGACCAACCTGTCGGTGCATGAAGACAAAAACCGAGTGCCCTATGTCAAG GGTTGCACTGAGCGATTCGTTTGCAGCCCGGATGAAGTCATGGATACGATCGATGAAGGCAAATCGAACAGACACGTGGCGGTTACAA ACATGAACGAGCACAGCTCCAGGAGTCACAGCATCTTCCTGATTAATGTCAAACAGGAAAACACGCAGACGGAGCAGAAGCTCAGCGGCAAACTCTACCTGGTGGATCTGGCTGGCAGCGAGAAG GTCAGTAAAACCGGAGCAGAAGGCGCCGTGCTGGACGAGGCCAAGAACATCAACAAGTCCCTGTCGTCCCTGGGAAACGTCATCTCGGCTCTGGCCGAAGGAACG GCCTACATCCCCTACCGGGACAGCAAGATGACCCGCATCCTTCAGGACTCGCTGGGCGGCAACTGTCGTACCACCATCGTCATCTGCTGCTCGCCCTCCTCCTATAACGAGACCGAAACCAAAACCACCCTCCTGTTCGGACAAAG AGCCAAGACCATCAAGAACACCGTCTGCGTGAACATCGAGCTCACGGCGGAGCAGTGGAAGCAGAAGTATGagcgggagaaggagaagaacaagACCCTGAGGAACACCGTCACCTGGCTGGAGAACGAGCTGAACCGCTGGAGGAACG GCGAGAGCGTTCCGGTGGAGGAGCAGTTCGACAAGGAGAAGGCCAAAGCCGAGGTGCTCGCCCTCGACAACATCCTGAACGACAAGCCGGCCTCCACGCCCAACGTTCCCGGCGTTCGCCTCACCGACGTGGAGAAGGACAAGTGTGAGGCGGAGCTCGCCAAGCTGTACAAGCAGCTGGATGACAAG GACGAGGAGATCAACCAGCAGAGCCAGCTGGCCGAGAAGCTGAAGCAGCAGATGTTGGACCAGGATGAG cttctggccTCCTCGCGCCGCGACCACGACAACCTGCAGGCGGAGCTGAACCGCCTGCAGGCCGAGAACGAGGCTTCGAAGGACGAGGTGAAGGAGGTGCTCCAGGCTCTGGAGGAGCTGGCGGTGAACTACGACCAGAAGAgccaggaggtggaggacaagACCAAGGAGTTCGAGGCCATCAGCGATGAGCTCAACCAGAAATCG TCCGTCCTGTCGTCTCTGGACTCGGAGCTCCAGAAGCTGAAGGAGATGTCGAACCACCAGAAGAAGAGGGTGAcggagatgatgtcatcactgctcAAAGACCTCGCCGAGATCGGCATCGCCGTGGGCAGCAACGACATCAAG CAGCACGAGGGCGGCAGCGGCATGATAGACGAAGAGTTCACGGTGGCCCGGCTCTACATCAGCAAGATGAAGTCGGAGGTGAAGACGATGGCCAAGCGCTGcaagcagctggagagcagccAGTCGGAGAGCAACAAGAAGATGGACGAGAACGAGAAGGAGCTGGCCGCCTGCCAGCTTCGCATCTCGCAG CACGAGGCCAAAATCAAGTCCCTGACCGAGTACCTGCAGAACATCGAGCACAAGaagaggcagctggaggagaacgtGGACGCTCTGAACGAAGAGCTCGTCAAGCTGAGCGCTCAGG agaAAGTCCACGCTATGGAGAAGGAGAGCGAGATCCAGACGGCCAATGAAGTGAAG GAAGCGGTGGAGAAGCAGATCCACTCCCACCGAGACGCTCATCAGAAGCAGATCAGCAGCCTGAGGGACGAGCTGGACAGCAAGGAGAAGCTCATCACGGAGCTGCAGGA CCTCAACCAGAAGATCATGCTGGAGCAGGAGAGGCTCCGGGCGGAGCACGAGAAGCTCAAGTCCACGGATCAGGACAAAAGCCGCAAGCTGCACGAGCTGAC GGTGATGCAGGACAGGAGGGAGCAGGCCAGGCAGGACCTGAAGGGCCTGGAGGAGACTGTG GCCAAGGAGCTGCAGACCTTGCACAACCTGAGGAAGCTCTTCGTGCAGGACTTGGCCACCAGAGTGAAGAAG AGCGCCGAGATGGACTCGGACGACACCGGCGGCAGCGCCGCGCAGAAACAGAAGATCTCCTTTCTGGAAAACAACCTTGAGCAGCTCACCAAAGTCCACAAGCAG TTGGTGCGGGACAACGCAGACCTGCGCTGTGAGCTTCCGAAACTGGAGAAGCGTCTCCGCGCGACGGCCGAGCGGGTCAAAGCTCTGGAATCTGCGCTGAAGGAGGCCAAGGAGAACGCCGCCCGCGACCGCAAGCGCTACCAGCAGGAGGTGGACCGCATCAAGGAGGCCGTCAGGGCCAAGAACATGGCCAGGCGGGGGCACTCGGCCCAGATCG ccaagcCAATCCGGCCCGGGCAGCAGCCGGTCGCGtcccccacccaccccaacATCAACCGCAGCGGCGGGGGCTTCTACCAGAACAGCCAGACGGTGTCCATCAggggcggcggcagcagcagcaagacggaGAAGAA ctga
- the LOC137904996 gene encoding sodium- and chloride-dependent GABA transporter 3-like: protein MNRRRMNTEAQRRDVDRGQWASKREYLLVVAGNVVGLGNVWRFPYLCYKNGGGAFLVPYGLFAVFIGLPLFLLEISVGQYTQEGFITCWRKLCPLGKGIGVGQMLILFYGNTYILIEAWALFYLVFSFRSQLPWVTCNNTWNTADCLDLQTFNSSNVTSNQTKGTSAAAEFWERRMLGMSGGIEELGGVRWELALCLLACWVFCYFSIWKGVKSSGKAAYFTATFPYVMLLILLIRGVTLPGASEGIYYYLYPDINRLADLQVWIEAGSQIHFSYSLAGGMLNVLGSYNDYNNNCYKDCLWICLLNSGTSFVAGFVVFSVLGFMAREQGVTVDTVTESGPGLAFIAYPQAAALMPLPQFWTVCFFLMLVLLAVDTHFVAVESIFTSVSDVFPTFLRAPVKREIFVLVSCISIFLLQLPLVTEGGIYIYQLIDFYGATRVCTNVMILSECLALGWIFGAERVSNIIEDMTGHGPPVFFRLCWKYVIPLLSLSSFIAYLIDYKHLMISDYVYPDWAYGLGWTMTFSSVAMVPLWAAGLMRLTPGTFRQRLSVLCRPADDPALKIREMGEEDTTVELTASAATT, encoded by the exons ATGAACAGACGAAGAATGAATACTGAAGCACAGAGGAGAGATGTAGACCGAGGACAGTGGGCCAGTAAAAGAGAATATCTTCTGGTTGTTGCAGGGAATGTCGTCGGCTTGGGGAACGTGTGGAGATTTCCTTACCTGTGTTACAAGAATGGTGGAG GTGCCTTTCTGGTTCCATATGGCCTGTTTGCTGTATTTATTGGGCTTCCTCTGTTCCTACTGGAGATCTCAGTGGGTCAGTACACCCAGGAAGGATTCATCACCTGCTGGAGAAAGTTGTGTCCGCTGGGAAAAG GAATTGGAGTTGGACAAATGCTAATTTTATTCTATGGGAACACCTACATCTTAATCGAAGCCTGGGCTCTCTTCTACCTGGTGTTCTCATTCAGATCCCAGCTCCCCTGGGTCACCTGCAACAACACCTGGAACACAG CCGACTGCCTTGATCTTCAGACGTTTAATTCATCTAACGTGACTTCAAATCAGACCAAAGGGACTTCTGCAGCCGCCGAGTTCTGGGA ACGGAGGATGCTGGGCATGTCCGGAGGCATCGAGGAGCTGGGCGGCGTCCGGTGGGAGCTGGCCTTGTGTCTCCTGGCCTGCTGGGTGTTCTGCTACTTCAGCATCTGGAAAGGAGTCAAGTCCTCGGGAAAG GCAGCATATTTCACAGCCACGTTCCCCTACGTgatgctcctcatcctcctcatcagagGCGTGACTCTACCTGGAGCTTCAGAAGGGATCTACTACTACCTGTACCCGGACATAAACCGCCTGGCTGACCTCCAG GTCTGGATAGAGGCAGGATCCCAAATACATTTCTCCTACAGTCTTGCAGGAGGAATGCTAAATGTCCTGGGCAGCTACAACgactacaacaacaactgctACAA GGACTGTCTCTGGATCTGCCTGCTGAACAGTGGAACCAGTTTTGTCGCTGGATTTGTCGTCTTCTCTGTTCTGGGATTCATGGCTCGGGAACAGGGTGTGACTGTCGATACTGTGACTGAGTCAG GTCCGGGCTTGGCCTTCATCGCTTACCCTCAGGCTGCGGCTCTGATGCCGTTACCACAGTTCTGGACCGTCTGCTTCTTCCTGATGCTGGTTCTACTGGCTGTTGATACTCAT TTTGTCGCAGTGGAGAGCATCTTCACCTCAGTGAGCGACGTGTTTCCGACGTTCCTCCGTGCACCGGTGAAGCGCGAGATCTTTGTCCTCGTCAGCTGCATCTCCATCTTTCTTCTACAACTTCCCTTGGTTACTGAG GGAGGAATTTACATCTACCAACTCATTGACTTCTACGGAGCGACCAGAGTCTGTACAAATGTCATGATTCTGAGTGAATGCTTGGCTTTGGGCTGGATATTTG GTGCTGAAAGAGTTTCTAACATCATTGAGGACATGACTGGACATGGACCCCCTGTTTTCTTCAGACTGTGCTGGAAATATGTCATTCCTCTTTTGTCACTG AGTTCCTTCATCGCGTACCTGATTGATTACAAACACCTCATGATCAGTGACTACGTCTACCCTGACTGGGCGTACGGACTGGGATGGACCATGACCTTCTCCTCCGTTGCCATGGTACCGCTATGGGCAGCTGGACTGATGCGTTTGACACCAGGAACCTTCAGGCAG CGTTTGTCCGTTCTTTGTCGTCCTGCTGATGATCCAGCCTTGAAGATCAGAGAAATGGGAGAGGAGGACACGACTGTTGAACTGACGGCATCTGCAGCGACAACTTAG
- the LOC137904997 gene encoding sodium- and chloride-dependent GABA transporter 3-like, producing MDRQRLQKQKPRRDEGRGKWASKREYLLVVAGNVVGLGNVWRFPYLCYKNGGGAFLVPYGLFAVFIGLPLFLLEISVGQYTQEGFITCWDKLCPLAKGIGLGELMILFCNITYILIEAWALFYLVFSFRSQLPWVTCNNTWNTADCLDLQMFNSSNVTSNQTKGTSAAAEFWERRMLGMSGGIEELGGVRWELALCLLACWVFCYFSIWKGVKSSGKAAYFTATFPYVMLLILLIRGVTLPGASEGIYYYLYPDINRLADLQVWIEAGSQIYFSYSLAGGMLSVLGSYNDYNNNCYRDCLWICLLNTGTSFVAGFVVFSVLGFMAREQGVTVDTVTESGPGLAFIAYPQATALMPLPQFWTACFFLMLVLLTVDTHFVAVESIFTSVSDVFPTFLRAPVKREIFVLVSCISIFLLHLPLVTEGGIYIYQLIEFYGATRVCMNVMALSECLALGWIFGADNLSGIIEDMTGHRPPVFFKLCWKFVIPLLSLSSCILYLVDYQHLLISDYVYPDWAYGLGWTMTISSVAMVPLWAAGLMCLTPGTFRQRLSVVCRPAEDPNWQEREMEERTTDDLMTSSVTT from the exons ATGGACAGACAAAGActccaaaaacaaaagccaaGAAGAGATGAAGGCCGAGGAAAGTGGGCCAGTAAAAGAGAATATCTTCTGGTCGTTGCAGGGAATGTCGTCGGCTTGGGGAACGTGTGGAGATTTCCTTACCTCTGCTACAAGAACGGTGGAG GCGCCTTTCTGGTTCCATATGGCCTGTTTGCCGTATTTATTGGGCTTCCTCTGTTCCTACTGGAGATCTCGGTGGGTCAGTACACCCAGGAAGGATTCATCACCTGCTGGGACAAGTTGTGTCCGCTGGCAAAAG GAATCGGACTTGGAGaactgatgattttattttgtaacaTCACCTACATCTTAATCGAGGCCTGGGCTCTCTTCTACCTGGTGTTCTCATTCAGATCCCAGCTCCCCTGGGTCACCTGCAACAACACCTGGAACACAG CCGACTGCCTTGATCTCCAGATGTTTAATTCATCTAACGTGACTTCAAATCAGACCAAAGGGACTTCTGCAGCCGCCGAGTTCTGGGA GCGGAGGATGCTGGGCATGTCCGGAGGCATCGAGGAGCTGGGCGGCGTCCGGTGGGAGCTGGCCTTGTGTCTCCTGGCCTGCTGGGTGTTCTGCTACTTCAGCATCTGGAAAGGAGTCAAGTCCTCTGGAAAG GCGGCATATTTCACAGCCACGTTCCCCTACGTgatgctcctcatcctcctcatcagagGCGTGACTCTACCTGGAGCTTCAGAAGGGATCTACTACTACCTGTACCCGGACATAAACCGCCTGGCTGACCTCCAG GTCTGGATAGAGGCGGGATCCCAAATATATTTCTCCTACAGTCTTGCAGGAGGAATGCTAAGTGTCCTGGGCAGCTACAACgactacaacaacaactgctACAG GGACTGTCTCTGGATCTGCCTGCTGAACACTGGAACCAGTTTTGTCGCTGGATTTGTCGTCTTCTCCGTTCTTGGGTTCATGGCTCGGGAACAGGGTGTGACTGTCGATACTGTGACTGAATCAG gtccGGGCTTGGCCTTCATCGCTTACCCTCAGGCCACAGCTCTGATGCCGTTACCACAGTTCTGGACCGCCTGCTTCTTCCTGATGCTGGTTCTACTGACTGTTGATACTCAT TTTGTCGCAGTGGAGAGCATCTTCACCTCAGTGAGCGACGTGTTTCCGACGTTCCTCCGTGCACCGGTGAAGCGCGAGATCTTTGTCCTCGTCAGCTGCATCTCCATCTTTCTTCTACATCTTCCCTTGGTTACTGAG GGAGGAATTTACATCTACCAACTCATTGAGTTCTACGGCGCGACCCGAGTCTGCATGAACGTCATGGCTCTGAGTGAATGCTTGGCTTTGGGCTGGATATTTG GTGCTGACAACCTTTCTGGAATCATTGAGGACATGACGGGACACAGACCCCCGGTTTTCTTCAAACTCTGCTGGAAATTTGTCATTCCTCTGTTGTCACTG AGTTCCTGTATCCTGTACCTGGTCGACTACCAACACCTCCTGATCAGTGACTACGTCTACCCCGACTGGGCGTACGGACTGGGATGGACCATGACCATCTCCTCCGTTGCCATGGTACCGCTGTGGGCAGCTGGACTGATGTGTTTGACACCAGGAACCTTCAGGCAG CGTTTGTCCGTCGTTTGTCGTCCTGCTGAAGATCCAAACTGgcaggagagagaaatggaggaaaGAACGACTGATGATCTGATGACATCTTCAGTGACAACTTAG
- the LOC137905004 gene encoding sodium- and chloride-dependent GABA transporter 3-like — MKSTENEIQSDEGRGQWTSKREYLLVVAGNVIGIGNVWRFPYLCYKNGGGAFLVPYGVLVIFTGLPLFLLEISVGQYTQEGFITCWNKLCPLAKGIGFGQLVISLTTITYVIVEAWTIFYLVFSFRSQLPWVTCNNTWNTATCLTKFNSSNATANQTKGTSAAVEFWERRMLGMSGGIEELGGVRWELALCLLACWVFCYFSIWKGVKSSGKVAYFTATFPYVMLLILLIKGLTLPGASEGIYYYLYPDINRLADLQVWTEAGSQILFSYALTAGVLNVLGSYNKYNNNCYKDCLWICLLNTGTSLVAGFAVFSVLGFMAREQGVTVDTVTDSGPGLAFIAYPQAAALMPLPQFWTVCFFLMLVLLAVDSHFVGVESIFTTMKDLFPKSFRARVRHEIFVLVGCILFFIVQLTLVTEGGIYVFSLIDFYGSTRACMNFMAICECLALGWIFGADRISDIIEDMTGHRPSVFFKVCWKFIIPLLSLSSFILYLVNYKHFKINDYIYPDWAYGLGWTMTLSSVLIVPLWAAGQMCLTPGTFRQRLSVLCRPAEDPDWRRNKTEEEGAMNELMMPAVTT; from the exons ATGAAAAGTACAGAAAATGAGATTCAGAGTGATGAAGGCCGAGGACAGTGGACCAGTAAAAGAGAATATCTTCTGGTTGTGGCTGGAAATGTGATCGGCATTGGGAACGTGTGGAGATTTCCTTACCTCTGCTACAAGAAtggtggag GTGCCTTTCTGGTTCCATATGGCGTGCTAGTTATATTTACTGGGCTTCCTCTGTTCCTACTGGAGATCTCAGTGGGCCAGTACACCCAGGAAGGATTTATCACCTGCTGGAACAAGTTGTGTCCGCTGGCAAAAG GAATCGGATTTGGACAACTGGTAATTTCACTCACTACAATCACCTATGTCATAGTTGAAGCTTGGACTATCTTCTACCTGGTGTTCTCATTCAGATCCCAGCTCCCCTGGGTCACCTGTAACAACACCTGGAACACAG CTACCTGTCTCACGAAGTTCAATTCATCGAATGCGACTGCAAATCAGACCAAAGGGACTTCTGCAGCAGTCGAGTTCTGGGA GCGGAGGATGCTGGGCATGTCCGGAGGCATCGAGGAGCTGGGCGGCGTCCGGTGGGAGCTGGCCTTGTGTCTCCTGGCCTGCTGGGTTTTCTGCTACTTCAGCATCTGGAAAGGAGTCAAGTCCTCTGGAAAG gTAGCATATTTCACAGCCACGTTCCCCTACGTGATGCTCCTGATTCTACTCATTAAAGGTTTGACTCTGCCTGGAGCTTCAGAAGGGATCTACTACTACCTGTACCCAGACATAAACCGCCTGGCTGACCTCCAG GTCTGGACAGAAGCAGGGTCCCAAATACTTTTCTCATACGCTCTCACTGCAGGGGTACTAAATGTCCTGGGCAGTTATAATAAGTACAACAACAACTGCTACAA GGACTGTCTCTGGATCTGCCTGCTGAACACTGGAACCAGTCTTGTCGCTGGATTTGCGGTCTTCTCTGTTCTTGGATTCATGGCTCGGGAACAGGGTGTGACTGTTGATACTGTGACCGATTCAG gtccggGCTTGGCCTTCATCGCTTACCCTCAGGCTGCAGCTCTGATGCCGCTACCACAGTTCTGGACCGTCTGCTTCTTCCTCATGCTGGTTCTACTGGCTGTTGACTCACAT TTTGTGGGAGTGGAGAGCATTTTCACCACAATGAAGGATTTGTTCCCAAAGTCATTCCGTGCACGAGTGAGGCACGAGATCTTTGTCCTCGTCGGTTGTATACTCTTCTTCATAGTGCAACTAACTCTGGTCACTgag GGGGGAATTTACGTATTCAGTCTCATCGACTTCTACGGCTCCACCAGAGCCTGCATGAATTTCATGGCTATTTGTGAATGCCTGGCTTTGGGATGGATCTTTG GTGCTGACCGTATTTCTGACATCATTGAGGACATGACGGGACACAGACCTTCTGTGTTCTTCAAAGTGTGCTGGAAGTTCATCATCCCGCTGCTGTCACTT AGTTCCTTCATCCTGTACCTTGTTAATTACAAACACTTCAAGATCAATGACTACATTTACCCCGACTGGGCGTATGGACTGGGATGGACCATGaccctgtcctctgtcctcattGTGCCGCTGTGGGCGGCTGGACAGATGTGTTTGACACCAGGAACCTTCAGACAG CGTTTGTCTGTTCTTTGTCGTCCTGCTGAAGATCCAGACTGGCGGAGGAACAAAACGGAAGAGGAGGGAGCAATGAATGAACTAATGATGCCCGCAGTGACAACTTAG